DNA from Phragmites australis chromosome 16, lpPhrAust1.1, whole genome shotgun sequence:
TAGGGACTCAGGAGCAACACCCATACACACCGCGCTACACGTCTGATACGTCTAATCGGTTCCATTGGATGAACAGAATTCTCGGGTGTCATATACTCATATCCCCATTAGCACTAAATAACCCTTATTCATGGTATTTTGCAACTTACATGCTCTTTACAATGGCATTTGGGTTCTCAAGTCCTTAATGATGGTAACTGCACTATAAGCAAAAATACATTTAGAGGGTTTTGTTTTTCCTAGAGACACTTTTAAGTGCCACGATTTTCCTTCGTGACGCTTCGTGAAGAGTCAAGAATAGGGTCACAAGATGAAAAGTCGCCACATGATTCACCATCGCTATAAGCCCCTCTTTGTAGCATTTTAAACAATAGCTCCTGTGCTATGCTATATTTTTTGGAATTCAAGTGTTTTTCATGCAGATTTGAACCTGACAATATCTTTTATTTCACCATTTGTGTTCAATTATGCATACTCTTACTAACAACGGGAGTGAAAACTTATCTTCCTTTTTAACTTTTGATATCACTTTCTTCATGCCTTACAAGTATCGAATGAGATATCTTCCTTATTTCCACGGAGCATTAATTTTGTGTTAGCATATAAAACTTCCTATGCAGAATCTCTTGTTGATTGGTTGAATTGGTTTGGTTACATACTTTGATTCTTGCAATGATTTGATGCAGCTGTGAAGGTTCATGCAAGAGGTCCTTCCATCCCACAATGGAAGATGGTAGAGAATCTAAATGTGAAACTCTTGGTTACACATCTGCACAAGTAAAGGTAGATTTTCAAAGTTTTTACTCACTGGTGCTGCAGCTTTGTCATTTTATTGGCTTGAATGGGTAACATGtcatattttcatatttacagagaattgatatttatttatgtgAAAACTGCAAATATAAGCAACACCAATGTTTCAAATGTGGAGAGCTTGGGCCATCCGATGGGCCAAATGCTAAGGTATTAACCTATTTTATTTGGTGACTACTATGCTCACTGTAGTAAATTCATTTTTCATTCAACTTCCTATTTtatgtttttgaattttagcaCCCTTTCCACATGGCACAGAGAATGCCTAACTGCTGCAGGGACAAAAGCCGACAAAAAACTTTGTCAAATGCTGATTATTAAAGTTGTTCTGCTATTTGAGTTTCTTACTTGCTAATACATCTTCTAGTCCTTCTAATCCGGAGTGTACATTGTGTTAGGTGTTTCAATGCAATAACGCATCTTGTGGACATTTTTACCACCCGAAATGCATTGCGCAATTATTAGAGCCTGATGCCACTGATGGAGCTTGTGAATTGGAGAGAAGGATTTTGGCAGGGATGTCATTTACATGCCCTATACATTGGTGTTTCAAATGCAAACACATGGAGGACAAAACTCAAAGAGCACTTAAGCTTGCGGTGTGTAGACGTTGTCCAATGGCATATCACAGAGATTGTCTGCCAAGGTGCTCTGTAGCATCCAGATTGGCCTCTTGGCTTATTTAGCTTGCACTGTTGTTTGTTCTCATGTCCTTATGTCATCTAATTTTGTATCTCAGGGAATTTTCCTTGAATACAAAGGACAACAATGTCAACAAACGTGCTTGGAAGCTTTCCGGAACACTTCTGATTTACTGCCTGTAAGTAATTCTTGGTTTGTTTCCCAACATTTCTCTTCACTTTCTTCTCAGAGCTATTAACTTCTATTAAAATCTCCCAGGAACCATAAAATTGACAAGGCTACTGGAACAGCCAGAAGGAATCATATAAAATTCCCAGCTATTCCAGAAGGTAGCAAATCAAGAGATCTTGGTAAGAACGAAGACAGGATGACTGGCAAAAGGAGAAACAATACTGATCAAAGTTCAACAAAATCTACCAAGACAAACAGGCTATTTATAGAAGAAAGCAAGAAAACCCATAGTGTAGTTGTGAATAACTCATCGCTGTGCATTGTTCTAGAATCTCAGTGTGCAGCAAAGCGCTTGAAAGAGGATCTACAATTTGGACCATCTATGGTTGGTACTGCAGTTGTGGATAGCTTGTCAGAACATATGGTCCTAAACCCTGTGCGTACAACAAAGTGCTTGAAAGAGGACCTTCAATTTGAACCATCTGTGGTTGGGGATGACTCTAGTCTAAGTGGTCTAGAAGCTGTAAAAGGGCAGGAAAAGCAATTTGGCACATCACCATTTGTTACAGGAACTAGAGTACGAATGAGCTCATCCTGTGTTGTGGGCAGACAAGCGGAAGACAGGTGCCTCACTGATTCTGTTCTAATTTGTTTGAACTATTGCCCACTAGAATATACAGATTATCTTCAAAAAGTTTAGATTCTTAAGCTATTTGGTATAGCCAGTATTTGTAACTACTGAAAGCCACATTATGATTTCTTTTGCACTTCATTTTGGGTTTGTCCTTAATCAATTTGTTGTAGCATAGTGCAAGAGGCAGTGTGCTACAAAAATGTTCCTCACAAGTGGCtgggatcttttttttttctcatttcagGGTTACGAGTAAGGACAATAAGGAAACATCCTCAGGGAGATCCCATGATATTGCTAGGAAGCGTGTTATGCCATCAACTAAGGGCATTTATGGTCCTTCTGTTCAGGTACTTCAAACTACGGCAGATAGCCTAAAGCCTATAAACACTCATATGTTGTAACTTGGTTCTACATCTAATAATTACTTTTGCTTTATAACTTCAGTATTGTGAGGCTGTATTTACGGATTAACAGGTGCTTAAACTATCATAATAGGCTATAAAGTACTCACATTTTGTTACGAGTTTGTAGAATCAGACCATTCATAGCCAAACTTAGCTATCCTTTAATAGTCAATAAGCTTATGATGATTAGCTTGTTTTTGCTTGTTTGGCCCTATATGCTATTTCACATTTTTCCATACACTGGTAGCTGAGAATGGTGCATCCAAACGACTCCATACTCCAAGCCATGTTGGTGCATTGGATGTAATCTTAAACTAAATGAATGAAGGATAAAACTTGGGCTTCCCTATTCATGTGTGGAAGCCTGTAAGTCCTCTCTTCCAAGTTGCTTCGTTAAGCTAGCCTGTTGCTGCTTAAGCGTTTATGCTAAAAAAATCACTTTGCAACTTAGCTTCATCTTAATTGCATTTTTTGTGGATGGTTAATGTCATAAACCTACCTTGTAAGTTGTAAGCCCAAAAGTAAAACATCTGTTTGGCCATGGTTTGTGCCATGTTATCGTAGTGCTGGAACTGCGGTCCTCAACAATAAACAACTGTGGTGTGTACCACAGTAACGGCTGGCAGCAGAGGAGCACAATATTTGATGAATAGCCTTAACAATGCACATTTCATTTGGTCCTGGTCTGACTTGTTGACCCTTGTCAACCCAATTTGTCACCTTTGTAGCGGTACAGCGAGAACTAGTTTTTTTGTGATGGTAAATGTGCAAATTGAAAAGTCCTAGTGGGCATGTATGCAATCTTCACTCCCATAAGAACTTATGAATCTGCACTCCCATTTTGACCTTTAGTAATTTATGAGTCAGCTAGTATACATAAAATCATTTTGGAACAATCTAGGCAGCAGAGGAGCACAATATTTGATGAATAGCCTTAACAGTGCACATTTCATTTGGTCTTGGTCTGACTTGACCTTGTCAACCCAATTTAGGAAAAAGGTAATATCCTGTGGCTTATGAATTATGGTCCTTTTGTCAGTTAGTACTGAAGCTTTTGTCATATTATGGCTCATTTTGCGTTCTAGATTGCTGATAAGCTTCATTGGCACATGCAACCTAGCTTCACAGTAAGCTGTTTGTTACTAGAGTATGAATTGTATAGGTCCTTGGGACATGCTCTACTCATAAGCCATGGTAGCCTGAACTGTACAGTTATTACTGTTAATTATGGATATTTGTGTCTTGTTGTGTCTTCAAAATGCCTTATGATACTCGATCTTAATAAATTTGAGGGAGTTGAAAATATCGGCAACCATACATTTTATTCCGTTAAGCCATAGATATATAAAAGTTAATGTGTCACATGCCGACCTTAGATTATGTGGCCCACGAGGCCAAGTTAGCTATGCTCATCCTGTGAAAATGACATGATAGCTGTAACATCTTGTTGAGAAACACATTTTATGTCAACCTGCAGGACATCTTGCCGGAGAACTCTCTTGTAGACAAGAATGCTGAATGGGACAGAACTAAAGGGGATAAATATGTCAGCGAAAGAGATAAAACATCAGAGCATTATTCAGGAGAAGAAAGTGGTGCCCCCAACAAAGACACCTCCCATGAAAATCATGAGCAGAATGCTGTGCTCGACAACCTCTTTGTGGAGAAACATGCTGAAGAGGATGGAAGCAAACTAAAATCAGGAAAAGGGATGGGCATGGAACGAGGAGAGAATGCATATGGACATAACTCGATATCAGGACAAACAGAAGAGATCTCCAGGAGAGAAAATCGAATAGGGAAAAGTACGTGCGAACAAGATTCAAGATCAGAAAAACGGAAGATAGCTAGGAATTACAGCAAATCTGGTTCAGGGAATGGTGTGGTGACACTAGATAATATTGATGACCACCCTACAGAAAAGCAACTTCATGTTGTACGTGTGGATAAGGCAACTATTGCAAACAGAACAGATACTCAGTCAGAATATGGATGTGGTGAAGACCGAGAAGTTAATGAAAGCTATGCTTGCCAAGAGAAGCAAAATAGTTCGCAGTGCAATGATAATCCTAAAGTCATAGAAATAGATACTGTAGGTGAAAAGTTGAGAAAGAGAATTGAACACAAGGAAAAGGCTACTGGTATTAACAAAGCGGACTTGGATAATAACAGAAAATACAATCAAATAGATGGAAAAGAAGCTCGTTATGAAGATAAAGTTCTGGATTGCAGGTTAAAAAGTAGTGGACACAACGGTCCACAGAGTAACGATGAGAATGCAGCAGGAGAgacttctaaatacaagtccagAGAGAGGACATGATCAAATAGAAGAGAAGAGACAATGCATAATATTAGAGCAAATTCATCTAACTCATCTGtgtggagaaatgctcaaaAGAGATCAAGGAACTATTCACCGGAAGGGCAAAGAATGGACCACCGTGACAGTTATCATGGAACCAACAACAGACGCACATATGAACAACAGCGCCATGTTAATTTTTCTTGCAATGATTATGTTGATAGGAGGCCGTGGAGTCCCCGGGAGTCAGCGGTTTCTCCTGCTGATTTTGGTACTGGTCGAAGGCACAGTCCTCCATACCTGAGCAGAGAAGAACATGGTATTGCTAGAAGGTTCAGTCCGAGAGGTCCTGAATATGTTTCTAGTCGAAGGCATAGTTCCCCTTTCCGTCCAAGAACACTGGAGGTAAACCACACAATGGACTGGAACAATTCGCACGATCTCGAGTATGATCAATATAGAACTAGTAGAAGTTGTGCTTCTCCTCCATATCCGAGAAGACCTGATTATGGTAAGAGTAAAAGGCATAGTCTCCCTTTCCCTCCAAGAAATCCAGATCTTCCTCCATTCCCAAGAATACCTGAATATGGTACCAATAGAAGGCATAGTCCCCCTCGCTGTCCAAGAAGATCAGAATATGTAGACTACACAATGGACTGGAACAGTTCGCCCAATATCTACTATGACCTATATGATCACTATGAGTATGGTGGATATGAGGCAATGGACATTGATCCAGTTGCTAGCTATTCTTCGCGAGGCAGGTTTCTTGGCTTTCTGGACCGGTCGCATTAGATTGTTCACTGAAGAGTGGTGACAGGTGAAGCTTGTACATTTTTTCCTGTTTGATTCTTAGTGATGTGCTCTATtgaaccaaaatgcatatgatgtCAGTTTTTACATTGTTCGCTCTGTATCGGTTATCAGATATTCGCAGGAGATTAATGTCCCACCCACTTCGGGTGGATTTTAGAAATGAATAGTGTCCAAGCCACTCGAGCAAATTAAATTGTGTCACCATGATCTTGTTCTCTCGTTTTCTGTTTGGGCTGTGAACTTAACATGCCCTGTGCATCTTCCTTTTTGTTGTGTTCACTTGCAGAACTTACTAACCTCTTGTTAGCAATGCCTAGCAAGGTTAGAACTTACTGGCCTCTTGCTAGCATCGCCTGGCAAGGTAAGTGAACAAGAAAGCATGTTTGGCTCTCTTGCTTGGATTGAATTTGTGCTAGGTTGGCAAGTATTTCCTTGCTACCGAGGGAGAGCCAAATTGGTTCTCGACTAAAAAGGTTTTCATGCACAGCCTTGCTTGGTATAGCTAGCTAGTGGAAAAGATTGGACAAAACATGCCCTGAGAATTAGTTAAATCCAGAGAATAATGGGGCTGGCAACAGTGCTCACGTGAGGCATGAgcggcattttttttttcttctaaaattaCAACACTACACAATTCCGTTTCTAAGCTACAAATAAACAGTTCACATCGCTACGTGGTGCACAAATGCTGAGAAAACCAAACCTTGGAATTTGGTATTCCAAGTGAGTCTATTTTTCTAGTAAAAATAAGATGGAAACCAAATCTAGCAaacaagaagaaacaaagaTATTCGTTCCCATAAAGAATCAATCCACCGGTGCCCACGGGCTAGTCTAATGGGCTAGTTGTATCATGCTCTCTAAACGTAATATGGATTCGCTTGTAATAGTGGTTAATGTCTTCATGTGACTTAAAGTGCGTTATTGACTGACTACCAAATAGTATATAAATTTTCGCTCCTCTCCTCTGCATAGGAAAACTCTTACCTGAAAACCTTTCTGACGTTGGACATGGACTATTCAGAGGCCCAATGGAAAACAAGAAAGTGCACTAAGGATTAGGGGGCAAGTTTGGATCGTCCAAAATCATTGTGATGGTTGTTCGAGGAGTCTCGACCATGTGCTTGTGGTTTGACCATAAGAAATAGAGATATATCGGCTGTTTGGTTTTTTTCCCAACAGACCAAGTCAAAATTTGGTTAGAGGTTAAATCATGGTAGTGCTAAATTTTAGCTGTTAAAATAGCATTTGGTTTGAGGTCAAGTAAAAATTTGATTAGCCAAAAATTTTGGCGGACGCTTTGGTCGCCTGAGATTTGCCCAGAAatattatagaaaaattatcaaattttacCTCAAACCAAACAGAGACCAAAATTTTAAGGCACGACCAAATTTTGGATTGACTCCCTTTGGCCCATAACCAAACAGCTCCATAATTCTCATTGTCTATATCCCGGATGGATGGTGGGAGGCGGGGAGAGAGAACCTGTGCAAGAGGATGTATGGTTGGGTGCATATTTTCTATGTGATGTGGGATCCACCTTAGGGTCTCTTTTAATGTTAAGCATTGCGGTACTTTCCACAAGTTTAATGGGTCACCACTATTAGCCCGAACATGTCCTATACATTGAAGATACTCTTAAGTCTAACTAGATAAGTACCACGgtagcaaaaaaaataaaaatattaggcGCGGTAACTGAAGCGTCTAAGCTCATAATGTgtgttttagtaattaataataGCTTTTACTTGTAGACTAACTTGGTTGTTTGAGATGTAATAATGCTAGTACCTATGAAAATAGATGAGCTAGATGAAGCACATATAATGCATTGGatgatggctagctcaaggtaaaggtataaagtatgatatttttcttttgccgATCATaaggtgattagagaagaaaatgaccgGATTTGATAATATTAGATGatgtactattaagagagattgATGTTTATTCGCCTGAATCATCTATAGTTGCCActttgctcaaacttgcatttcatgcTAGAATTATGAATTCATTTAGAGAGAAATAGAAAACATAGCCCTTTGTGAGTTATGTGTGACTGGCGGTCTGATCGCTAGGGATCGGCTGTCTGATTGCTTTTGTGCAAGGGTAAGGTTATTGTGACTTACCATGTAATATGGTCtgacggtctgaccgttggGCCTACTGGTCTAACCGCTATAGGGAACAGAGAGTTTGAAGTCTCTATTCTAGCTCGCAGTCTAACTGTAGACACTACCGGTCTAACCGCCATAGCAAATAAAGAGTTTGAAGTCTCTGGTCTGGTTCGCGGTCTAACTTGTCGACAGTGCCGGTCTGACTATCATAGCGAACGGAGAATTTGAAGTCTCTGTTCTGGCTCGTGGTCTTACCATGGCCAGCGGCGGTCTGGCCACTAGTTCAAATGATGTTCAGAATCAGAGCGTTTAATGCTCTGACATAGTTGTTGGGCTAGTGGCAGTCGGACCCTAGGGACTCAGAGGTGTCAGGCTTTGTGCAATGGCTATATTTCGACAAGTAGCCTATATATAGTCCCCTTGCTGGTTCAACGAGACTCTCTTGCTCATTTGGATTTCATACTCTTGAACCGAGTCCCCTCACCTCTCTTTGCTCTTTTGTGCATCTTTGTGAAGAGTGAGATCATTCTAGTGCATTGAGTTAAGCGTTTGAGCTTTGTGGCACTAGTGattcttcaagcaagcatcattgATTTGTTAATCTTGGAGTTTGCCGACTCCTAGATGGCTTGAAGGTGATCAAATCGGTGAGCTCTTCAAAGAAGACTGTGAAGAAGCACCAATGGTGATTATGAAAGGTATTGTGCCCACCTTGCTGGAGAGAtaaagtgcaactctagtgAAAAGAGGTACTAAGTAGTTCATTATACTAATCTGGCTCAAATAAAGTCCATCTCGATGTGAAAAATGGTGACTTGATAAAGGAGCAATTAGTGACTTGAACTCATATCAACATGGATTAGAGGTGATCGGCaagtcatcgataccacgggataaaataTTTGTCTTCTAAAGGCATTTACTTTCCTACAAATTGAATTATTTCATGTcacctaggattgcaaaccttctCCTTATTCGACATAGTTGTGGTTGTTTTATCTTTCTCTCGTGATCTCTAGTTATTTTTTACATGTTTTATTGATTGCTTGacaatctctactacttaaaaagaacCAAATGAATTCGTCCGTCTGCCACAGCCGGACGGCCGACGCAGCATCGCCCGTCCGATCGCGCCCGCTAGCCCGCACGAAGCGTCGCCGTCCATCGCATAAATCATCTGCGTCGTTCGTTCGCCCGCCATCTCTTGACTCCTCTCGTTTGGCCCCCATCTCCCGACCTCCCTCGCTACTCTCTCCCGTCACGGCGCATCCGCCGGCTGCGATGCCTCTCGGCCGAGGAACGGCAGTGGGAGACGGAGACGGAGGCGCTCATCGTGCTATCTCTCGGGTTCCCCATCGACGAGCTTCGGCCAGAGGAGCGGCCCCTCCTCCCGGCCCCCATCGCCGACGCGCCCAACGACTACATTGTCGTTCGCAATCACATCCTCGCCTCCTGGCGCGCCGACCCGAGCGCGCCGCTCCCCCGCGTGCGCGTGCTCGAGACCGTGGCCGCCACCTACGACCACCTCGTCGCCGCGGCCCACGGGCTCCTCGTCCGCGAGGGCCACATCAACTTCGGCGTGTCCGCCGCCTTCCCCACCGCCCCGCCCCTGGACACCCCGCCTCAGGGCGCTGCAACAGCCTTCGTCCTCGTCGGCGGCACGGGTCGCGCCGGGATCCCTGCCGCGCGCCAGCTCCTCCGCTTCGGCCTCCGCGTGCTTGTCTTCGAGGGTCGTTCGCACCCCGGCGGCCGCGTCTACACATCCCGCCTCGGCGAGGACAAGGCCGTCGTCGAGCTCGGCGACAGCGTCATCACCGGCATCCACGCCAACCCGCTGGGTATGCTCGCGCGGCAGCTTAGCATCCCACTGCACAAGCGTGTTAAACTGGGAGGGTTATGTGTGCAACTGTGACATTTTCTTGCTTTTAAGCGGTTTCTTCTCTTGATTTCCTATTATGCTTGTAGAGGGAATGATTGATTCATcatttcctctcttttcttgGGAGAATTTTAGTTAGGACCTGTTTAAATAATTGGCGTGTTGTCCTAATTTTAGTTATGCTAGGACCAAACTGCTTCGACTTGATTTGAATGATCAATTTGCAATACAAGAAGTTAGGTGATGAACCGATGGTCAACGTGCTTTCAATTAACTATGTTGATTTAATGGCTAATTATGTATATTTTTCGACTTGGAAAATCCTGGGCTGGATTTGCTTAGAACTGGCACGGCATTGTTGAAGGCTAATCACAGAATAtgtaattttctcttttttataagAATTTATCAAATTCCTCAAACTTAGGTTTTAGTTCAATGTCCTGTTTCTGGTTTATTAATGCAAATTTTGTTATGTACTAATTTACCACAGCCAGTATCGCAAATAGCTGTGATCCATGGAATTAATGTTTTGCAGATGAATGATGGAATGACACAGAATATTGACATATGTAGATTCCAAAAATGCAATGCTATATGGTCAGCTAACTATCTATTCATTTTAAACTCTGACATGATATGCACTCCTCATTTCACATTATTTTCTATCCCAGGTGTTTTGTTGTGCCCTTGGGCATGTCTTATCATGGCAATTGGATTATCTGCACTAATTCTAGGCTTATGGCCCATGCATCTGATTTGGACATACTACTGCATTATCAGGTACAGTGTGCATGTTCTGCATTCTATTTTTGGCAAGTTAATCAAATTACTAACCAAAGTGCTCACATTTTGCATCCTCCTTTTCTCGAAGGCAGAACTAAGCTGGTGGGACCTGTAGTAAAGCTTCTGCTTCTTATTGTTGCTACTGCAATCTTGATCCTATGGTTGATAGTTGGCATCCCAGGAAGCGTCCTTTCTGGATTAGTATATGGTTTTCTAGCGCCCATAATGGCCACATTCAGTGCAATTGGAGAAAGCAAAGAAAAGCTGTTTGTTCATTGTTTTGTGgtagatttttcttttgatgatCAATTTATTAGTTATATGTTTATCTCCATGTTGGTTTGTTAGAATTTCTTGAAGACATTGCTTGCTATTCCTAATTGCAGGATAGAACATGGAGTACTATCACTGGAAGTTGTACTGTAGTCACGGATGTGAAAGACTTGCTTTTCCACTCCTATTTTTCAATTATGGATGACATTCGTCTTCAGAAACCTCCTGATGGGAAGCCGTATGAGATAAGGTCTGTTTCCTATTCTGTTTAGTATTTTTAAACTTTACACCTCAAGATCCTGAACTTTAATGGTTacctttcctctttcttcttttttatcatATGGCCTTCAGCTTAATCTACAAGTAACACCTTTAATGCTTGACTTGAGAAAACACTGGCAAGAAACCTTGCATTCAGAAGTTCCTTTTGAGTGATATAATCCCCAGATGCGATGCTTTACCTTTAGATGgcatttttctaattatttttgcTTTGAAGAACAGTGAATAATAAACTGGCATACACAAATTACTGATTCTGAGCACGAACCTAGGTTTGTACGCTCCAAGTCTTTTGGAGGCTGTGCCTTGCTCAGATTTCTGTTGAACACCTTCTCTATGTATGGCAGCACGAACGTTGGTGATCGAAATAAGCCACCAGTCATGAGAGTTGTATCCGGAGTAGCCTCACATCGAGCAGCAAGCCATGTACTACAAATAAAatgcagatatatatatatatatgtatatatacatatacatatatatatatatatacatatatatatatacatatatatatatatattacaaaaaAGTAACGCTCAGTTCCCTTCCTCTTCTACTTGGCAGAGAAATGAATCATTGGTCTGGACCAATAATATCTTAAGACAAGTAGTGCTTTTGCATCATATATACAATGCGTCCTACCTTCCTGTACACATCTTAGTTTTATATGCTAGATATTGCATTACTTTTGACACATCCTATACTGGATGACTTGCCTGTTAAGTGTTAATGCACTATATTTTGTTGTGCTTACCCACTGATGCCCTGGTGTGTTCTGTAATTATATCCCAACTAGAAGACTGCCATTACATTAGGACTTAGATGAGGAGAGTTGGTTTGAGAAATGAGACCGGGTTGAGTCTTGTAGATGTTAGAGACCATATATGATACTTCTTGATTGTTCCAGATGGTTAAAAATGAGGCAAAGAGTGTTTGATTGTTTGTTTGATGCAACCCATCAGCTAAAATGTTCATACTCAATGCCTAATGACTAATTATAATTTTTGTTTTGGAAGATGCAACCCATCAGCTAAAATATTCATACTCAATGCCTAATGACTAATTATAATTTCTGTTTAGGAAGATATATACACTACCTCACCTGTCAGAGAAGTCAAGACGAAAGAGGACAAGGCTTGAGGATCTAGGATGCTGGTTCTAATAATGATAGATGAGTAATACAAATATAAAGACTTGCTTATATGGAGTGTATTTTGGTCATatattattacatcaaaattgAAGGAAGAAAAGATTGTACTAAAAACACGGATGCTTAGCCAAGACTACTTTCATGCTATTGTAATAATAGAGTACATGTTCGAAATATGGATGTCGTAGTAATACACGGGCACCTTACTATCTTTGTTTTCTCCCAAACGTCTGATTTTGGACGAGACCCAAAGTATAGAAAAGAACTCGATGTTCAAGAGTTGGCCATATCGTTAGAAAGCTAGCCTTTTATGAACTATGATGTCTCACGTTGCAAATTTGTAAGAATGCTTCCCTTTGTCCATTGGTGCCATTGTTTTCGCTATCCTAATGTCTACCTTTTTGCAGATTCTTATGTCATTTGCACAAATTAACATATTCTTGCTTTTTGTGTTCGATCAGGATAGAACTCTGATCGTACTTGACTCAAATCCTATTCCACattgatgtaaagatatgccaTACAAGCAGTACACACCtaaaataattcatatttccAAGTACTATATGTTTGCCATGAGAGTAGCACGCCCTGGCTGGAACGACGATGTTTATAGATGGCAACATATACTCCACACTGGTACTCTAATGAATATATATGGGTAACTTGCTTTGAACGTCACTATAAACAATAAGTAATAAGTATGTTTATCTAACACAATTTACAATTCATTCTGCCGTAGGTATTTATCTGGTTATTTCGTTTTGCAATTCATGTACGCATGGAATGGTAAAAAG
Protein-coding regions in this window:
- the LOC133895776 gene encoding uncharacterized protein LOC133895776, translating into MFDEDDGVDPQFEDVNEYYFEDGEEKPICFNILPFQFGENNEVADYDIENVYLRGFADKSLHIYRKVVGWSLRLDLEQPNIYVLSSEHKWIRLLKPRKCYEKFVRSILITVQMIHFVRKRDKRSCWRHLWDHLHEVFDKYDTEPVLDDLIKHQPLIKLFIERDQTLMESKIIQRFIKNNFKKINKPILKTMGTKAQVFISDERCASKNDDDNDYNEVDSDDDSSGDDTNDDDGTDQICAICDDGGDLLSCEGSCKRSFHPTMEDGRESKCETLGYTSAQVKRIDIYLCENCKYKQHQCFKCGELGPSDGPNAKVFQCNNASCGHFYHPKCIAQLLEPDATDGACELERRILAGMSFTCPIHWCFKCKHMEDKTQRALKLAVCRRCPMAYHRDCLPREFSLNTKDNNVNKRAWKLSGTLLIYCLNHKIDKATGTARRNHIKFPAIPEGSKSRDLGKNEDRMTGKRRNNTDQSSTKSTKTNRLFIEESKKTHSVVVNNSSLCIVLESQCAAKRLKEDLQFGPSMVGTAVVDSLSEHMVLNPVRTTKCLKEDLQFEPSVVGDDSSLSGLEAVKGQEKQFGTSPFVTGTRVRMSSSCVVGRQAEDRVTSKDNKETSSGRSHDIARKRVMPSTKGIYGPSVQDILPENSLVDKNAEWDRTKGDKYVSERDKTSEHYSGEESGAPNKDTSHENHEQNAVLDNLFVEKHAEEDGSKLKSGKGMGMERGENAYGHNSISGQTEEISRRENRIGKSTCEQDSRSEKRKIARNYSKSGSGNGVVTLDNIDDHPTEKQLHVVRVDKATIANRTDTQSEYGCGEDREVNESYACQEKQNSSQCNDNPKVIEIDTVGEKLRKRIEHKEKATGINKADLDNNRKYNQIDGKEARYEDKVLDCRLKSSGHNGPQSNDENAAGETSKYKSRERT
- the LOC133895083 gene encoding uncharacterized protein LOC133895083, which codes for MDWNSSPNIYYDLYDHYEYGGYEAMDIDPVASYSSRELTNLLLAMPSKVRTYWPLASIAWQDGLKVIKSVSSSKKTVKKHQCVAVHRINHLRRSFARHLLTPLVWPPSPDLPRYSLPSRRIRRLRCLSAEERQWETETEALIVLSLGFPIDELRPEERPLLPAPIADAPNDYIVVRNHILASWRADPSAPLPRVRVLETVAATYDHLVAAAHGLLVREGHINFGVSAAFPTAPPLDTPPQGAATAFVLVGGTGRAGIPAARQLLRFGLRVLVFEGRSHPGGRVYTSRLGEDKAVVELGDSVITGIHANPLGVLLCPWACLIMAIGLSALILGLWPMHLIWTYYCIIRTKLVGPVVKLLLLIVATAILILWLIVGIPGSVLSGLVYGFLAPIMATFSAIGESKEKLFVHCFVDRTWSTITGSCTVVTDVKDLLFHSYFSIMDDIRLQKPPDGKPYEIRIEL